The Betta splendens chromosome 24, fBetSpl5.4, whole genome shotgun sequence DNA window AAcgcacaaaacaaaactgactAGCCAAACATTTTAGTGGGACCAGCTTTAAACACCATGCTTTAACTAGGACCAAAGTTGAAGTGCTAAGACGTGTTAATATGAAATTAATACTTTGAGTTTGGACTGAAGATCAGAATCATTTAGATAAAACTGACAATTTCTACACTACAGGATTTATTAAAAAAGTACAGGttaatgaaaagaaagggaggaaaTTACCTCCATAAAACTTCTCAAACAATATGAAAGAGGATTTCTTCTATCTGCGTTTACTAGAGattataaattaattttaatgacGCTCTGTTAGTGTCAGGTCAGTACTCTTCCCTTGATGAGGGATCAGCACACTTCAATAAAGTATAGTATCTAAAGGTCAGCTGTGATTCCCTAATCTGACTGAACAAAAAGCCTGTGCCTTGCTCCGTCACTGTATCCTCGCTGCTCCCCTGCCTGCCCAAATAAGTGTGTTGGTCTTGAGAGAGGATAAAGTGAAATAATGGGGCATTTTATCTGTTTGTGTGAGCcggtctccagctgcctctcctCATATTCTGACTGACAAAGAGGATTGTGATTGGAGCGGCTGAATTCCATTTCGTCTTTTCTTTATTCGACTCACTGAACCCCCTTCCCCCCGCTCGCCGTCAAACCATAACTATTTTCATTTAATCTAATGGAGTATCGGTGACTCAGGGAGGTTTTCAGGCACTAAACTTGAGGGTAATGGTTCATATTCCCCTGCCACCAGGTCGGCACTGGCCAGACCCATTCCTGATGAATAACAGGAGACATCTGTATTACAGCCATTTCATCATTCTTGGACAGTGAAGCGGACCCTGAGCTCTTGTCCATTATGATGCTTCCTCGTCCTGTAACCACATGGGgtttaaacaggaaacagagagaTTGAAATCCCAACCCTTCTCTGCAGGGCTGTACTAAAATGCTCAAACTACCAAAGATGTTTGCAGACTTTACTGCATTAAGGCTTTGCACAACGCAAACAGCCCACCTGACATATTGAAGTGGAATAAGGGAACAAATATTATCAAGTTTTATTACAGTTAAATTAAAGCTAATGTAATCCATATGGCAATGTAAACTGCATACATCACGACTTACCTATGCATTTAGAAATGTGCCATATATGCTTGATGTATAGTACATGACATTTTTAATATGTGCCAGTAGATTGAGTCAAACTCAATTAAGCGTGACACATCATCAGCCTGCCTGACCGCACAGTCAACCTTTCCAACAGCGCTCCAAATGCAGGTCACAAGGGAACATGTCATTCCCAAGCTGGTGTAGAACATTATGGACAAAGATATCTCACAAAATCTATATCAACACTCCTATTTCACATTTGTGCAATATAGGGCTGTGCACTGACTAACATCGAGTTGAAAAGAggctgtgtgtcactgtagaCATACCAAGCTGCTCCTGTGTAGCCCCTTCTTCCACAAAGGTGATTCTTTCCAGTACCGCCCAAAACATCACTCCTAGGGAGAAGATGTCTGCCTGGGCCGTGTATGTCAGTCCACCCCACACTTCTGGAGCCATGTAGAAGTCGGAACcgcaggtggaggagaagcgcTGCCTGCTCAGGTCGCCGTCCACCACACTGTCACTCATCTTGCTCAGACCAAAGTCTGCTACCTAGAGAATGGACAGGGAGAAATAAATGTACGACTATTTGTAATGGTAACTATATACTTGCTAAAGTTATTATAACATATATAGTTTAGGCTTCCACAAATTATTTTTTGGTTTTCTGATAGGAAACTAATCCTACTACTATTATTTTTACTGTCGACTAAAACTGAGTCTCAAATGACAGGTGACTGATGACATATGATGCATTGAACACCAAATCTTTTactgagaaaacattttatGCCAAACACTGGTTTCTTGGATTTCACCCACCCCCAGTCTTAACAGGGACGCTGTCATGTGTGAATGCCTTTTCTTGGCACCAGTTAAAGAAACCTCTTAAGCTTTATGAAGCCTCCACCAATTATCATTCTCCTCTTCTCAAGTCACCAGTGATAGTTTAATAACTCATGATATCCACCCGATACTCcatattttgcattttaatCGTTTTTGTACACATGGGGAagctttgcatttttattttcgCCCACTTCAAAATTAATTTAGTTACATTTATTGCacttgaaatgtgctgctgctatgAAATCCAAACGCTCCGGGAAGAACAAACTAAAATCCACATTTAATAATACCATTCCATCTGATACTCTGTCACGCTAGCAATTTGCCTACCTTAACAACAGGCCCTTTTGGCGTTACACAGACCAGCACGTTGTCAGGTTTCAGGTCTCTGTGAGTGATTCCCAAGCTATGGAGGAAGTCTACAGCACGGCAGAGCTGCTGAACCACACTGTGGTTTCGCTTTGAGTCTGGAGGTCTAGAGAGCAGGTACTGATTTAAATCGCCCCCGTCGCAGTATTCCATCACCAGCCAAAGAGCTAAGCagcgctcctcctccatctgagcCGCTCTCTTCCTTGCTCTCTTTTGAGGCCTTTGTGGCGTTGTAGAATCGAGACCGTTGGATTTATTCCTTTCCTGAAGCTTTGACTTGGCCTGGACAGCATCGGTCCTAGAGACAGATCTCTCCTTGATGTTAGACTGGGTGTTGCTGCTTTCCTGGCTCTGTGGTGCTCTAACCACGCGGCCTTTCAACACGCACTCTACTAGACGCGGAGGCAGTCTGCCAGGTTTTAGTGGTTTCAGGCTTCTTGGCcctgtctgcagcagacagctGTGGAGAGCAATGACATTGACATGGTTCTTGGCTGTGGCTTGCATGGCCCACAGCTCTTGGAGGTAAAGTTCAATGCACTCCGGATTGCTGCAGGGCAGCCGCTTGATTGCCACCCTCTGTCCCGTTTTGGCCATATGGCCATCGAATACAACACCATAGCTGCCTCGGCCAACCTCCCTCTCCAAAGTGTAGAGCTCCTCCATTTCTCACAGCTGATAAAAGTAAAagtagctaatgttagcatatAGAGTCAGACATTACTGGTAAAGGTGAGCAACTATTAATGAAATGCTGTCAACAGGGCATAGTTTAATGTATCCCTCAAGAATAAACGTTTTACCCTATAAATGAAGAtttctttcataataatgaaGACTCAGCTCTTCATAACACTGGCAACGTTGAATTTAGTTACCGTTACATTAACTGTGGGCTAAATCTATATCTAGCAATAAAAGCTACCTAGTGTTTCTAGGCTAATCTAAAGATCGAAGTGCGTAAACATTCAGAATCCAAACAGTGACACTAGCGTTAGTTACACACTACTCAACATGGCGCTGTCTGTAGCCGTTAACGTTAACTACTCGAAAGCTCTAATCTTTATTATGCGTGTGTAAACTTACCTAAAAGACCACCGCTTATATCGCAACAACAAATTCAGCTGAACATGCAACGCAAACCACAAACCTTCGCCAGGTTCAGCAAATTCATTTTGCAGCGTTCCTAATAACTTGACgctaaaacaacagcacaacaaactTAAGACACCCCGGACTTCCGCATTGAATTCGGAGCATCCCGCTCTGTGCGTACGTGTGATGTGATTGGCTACTAAATGTCCCACGCGATCGCTGATTGGTTAGCAGCAGAGTCACGTGAATCGAATTAACTAGGACACCATAGGATGTGCGTAGGGGGTCACGTCTGATTTGCTTCTTTTTAAATGCCCGGAAACGGGCTATTGGTTTTCAGGGACACAAATAATCAATTTATTTAAAGAATCTATAATGTAGTTCAACATGACAAAGTGATAAATTGCTTACATGTAATACTTCAAGCAGCTGTGTCGAATAGTTTTCAGTTACGATGTACATTTAGTAGCAACTCGTTCCATTATTAAGTTTTCtcatattatttaaataataatttaataaaaaggtTAGAATTTTGAGAACTAACAGCCCATTTGGTTAGTCAATAAAAGACCTGCATTGCTAAGGGAGATGAATAATAATATGTCCTCACACTATTTTGGTAATTTTATGTTCAGGACACATTAGACTAAAATATGTGCTTCCGTGTGTCTGAGGTTTTTCAGTACTGCATtgtgtgaaaaaaaagagaagtgcTGAGTATGATGCATATGAATCACTAGTCTATTATAACCTGCTACGTTTTTGTGATGAATccatttaaatatgaatttaacaaaaaaaacttcTGAAAGTGcccaaactccaaacttccatCATTGCTGCAGGTCCATTTAGTCAGAAAAAGCCTGaacaaaacacatacacatagacacacattgTGAGTGGGTGCTGCATCAGTATCGACTGGTTTTTGGTGGAGGAACAGAATCATGGGTGATGGCAGATAGCAGCATTTGTGTGtaaccagtgtgtgtgcgtgtgtgtgtgtgtgtgtgtgtgtgtgtgtgtgtgtgtgtgtgtgtgtgtgtgtgtgaaagagagagagagagagtgtgtgtgtgcggtctTCCGGGAGAATATAATAGGAAACATGGTGATTCATTGCACTGTGAAAGAAAAAAGCgtctttgaagtgtgtgtgtgtgtgtgtgtgtgtgtgtgtgtgtgtgtgtgtgtgtgtgtgtgtgtgtgtgtgtgtgtgtgtgtgtgtgtgtgtgtgtgtgtgtgtgtgtgcgtgtgtgcgtgtgtgtgtgcgtgcatgcttttgtgtgtgcgtgctcttATGTGATCCATAGCTTTTATCAGTGATTCAAATCATGAATACTCTTCATTACTTGAGGAATATGGAGTCAGTCACACTTGACTTGTTTTTATCTTGAAGCAAACACCCTCTATTCTATTACCATATCTCACTTGCTCTGACAGTTATCTGGATGTAGACACCCTGGATGCCTGTGGACAACCTTCTGGCTAGCTAATTTATTAGGATTCCCTTTTTGTATGAACAGAACACGATCACCAGAACTGAATTTCCCAACAAATTCAATCAAGCTTTCCAGGCACCCTCAAAACCATCTTAATGAATCCAATAAGAGTTATAGGTTTAATCACCTCTATTTTCAGACTAATGGTGTTTCTGTGGAGGCTTTGCTTGCTAATTATGGAGTCCACCAACAGGAGTGGCAACAGTAATTATTTCCCTGATTGAGGTCACAACCTTTGCATTTAATCCTGAGGTTTGTCCTGAGCTCTCCATACACAAAGAGTAAACATCTTCACAGCATCCCATTCTCAATTTCACAGCAGTCACTCTCTTACAAACGATTGCTTCCCTCCTCACTAAGCCAGCTTTTTGTTGGGAGGTCTACAGTGGTGTCTGCCGCCATCCCTATGTCATTGTTGACTAAACCCAGCGTCTTTACAGGACAAGTGGGCATTTTGTTTCAGATGCCCTCGTACTGCAGCTGTTGTGGCCGCCGATTTATTCCAAACAGGATTGAAATGTGATTCTTCTTCCTCCCAAACCCAAATTCATTTCCATCCCCGCTcttaatcagcaaacaaacgaTCAGTTGTATCCTGACAGGTGAAAGCCCAGAGCAGCCATAAAGCAGTGCAGTCTCCCCCGGGCCTCTCACACGCACCCCACCCTTCAGTCTCACATCATTGCCTTTCGTTGTGGAGGAGGGCAGTAAAACACTTTAGCTGGATATGATGAAGGAGGATATGAGGAGTTGGACTAAAAATGAACAGTGGGCAGATACTGGCAGCTGTATGAACTCTTTCAGCTTTTAGCTGCACCATTATTGATCCAGTATTATTTTTTACAACGAAAAGCAGTACAATGACTTGCAAAACCTTTTTGACCCATATTAAATTGAATATTTGCCACACAGACAATAAAaacttgtttattttataaGGTGTATCATATTTCCAATGTGAGACAGGTCTGGATACTTTAAGTTGTCTTTGAAGTGGTCAACTGCCTCCATGGCAGCAGATTCTTTGACCAAATTCTGTTTTAATACTTTTCATATTCAATAGTTAGAGATAGTGGATACGTTGTAATAATATACAGAAATAACACAGGGTGGTTTTTCTAAAGGAAAGTGTTGACTGAAACATTCCAATAAATGCTAGTCAGTGTATTTCCATGCATTTCTATTATATCACATGAATGGCATGAATTAGTTTGGTGTGAGCCTTAACATTTTGATACAGCTGTTTTAGAAACCAATTACCAATTACACACATAGCCGACTATTTGCATTCCTAATCTATGATGAAAGACACGTTTTATATTTACTAGGCTCATTGACTATTCCTGGAAATTATATTATTCCTTCTAAAATTTGACGCTTGATTTAGGAAATTATGTAAAAATGAAATCTCTaataaaggaaacaaaaacaaaaaaattatgTATTGTCAAATGACCTAATTCTTGGATGCTTATAGCAAAACTGGACTTGTAAGATTTAGTGTGATGTGGTTGAAGCTATGCTCAACCCTCTCTGTCATTGAGGCAAATGCCACCTCTCGGCCATTGAAGGACACGCTTCGGTACTGGACAGATGGTGGGAAACGCCGATATCAATGACAGACAGACCTTTCAGCCGCTGCTTGTTCTTCTGGGCTCCTTATCTCAGCCACACCGGGGCCTCTGTCTATGTACCCAATTCATCCATCACTATCAGACCCCACACAGGTTCAGGCCTGCTATGCACACTTTCACAGGCAGCTAAAGCTAAAATCAAGTCATGTTGGGAAGCTTGTGGAAATCCTCGACAAGGATTATGATTTTGGACCAGACATCAGAGTCCTAGAGGTGACTAACCAACAACACAGTTGCTCATGTCTTGCCTGTATCAAAAAGTGGCAGCAggaattacatttttaaagcatTATGTGATAACAGTCATCAATAAAGAATGGAAAATATGCTTGGCATTGTACAgaagccatccatccatccatccatccatccatccatccatccatccatccatccatccatccatccatccatccatccatccatccatccatccattggGCAACGTGGAGTCAGCGGTTAACCTGGGTGCTTGTGGATTTACATGTCATGCGGTTGTGGGAGGGAACCTTAAAGCGGCACACAACGGCCAATCCACTTTCCACCGCACCACCATCACCAGGCCACTCAGAATGGCCACGGTTTAACAGTTTACTTAAACAACCACCGCCGTCGGATCTTGTTAATCTGACCTTTGTCTGACTCTTATCTACTATGTTTCCTCCTTTGCTTCATTACTTCTGTCTTCTAGTTAACCTTAACCAACCTCTCAACATGTACAGCCTGCAGAGCTTAGGGCATTTGGGGCAGAGAACTAATTTCTTTGTCTCAAATCTCCCTCATGACT harbors:
- the si:ch211-63o20.7 gene encoding serine/threonine-protein kinase pdik1l-B-like; this translates as MEELYTLEREVGRGSYGVVFDGHMAKTGQRVAIKRLPCSNPECIELYLQELWAMQATAKNHVNVIALHSCLLQTGPRSLKPLKPGRLPPRLVECVLKGRVVRAPQSQESSNTQSNIKERSVSRTDAVQAKSKLQERNKSNGLDSTTPQRPQKRARKRAAQMEEERCLALWLVMEYCDGGDLNQYLLSRPPDSKRNHSVVQQLCRAVDFLHSLGITHRDLKPDNVLVCVTPKGPVVKVADFGLSKMSDSVVDGDLSRQRFSSTCGSDFYMAPEVWGGLTYTAQADIFSLGVMFWAVLERITFVEEGATQEQLGAYVCKSRLGWLMPLGEALWENADLQLCIPMKFKRAPPLPPPPGPAMCALLLDMLASDPDARPLAEQLESRVRSALKEDSN